One segment of Chionomys nivalis chromosome 1, mChiNiv1.1, whole genome shotgun sequence DNA contains the following:
- the LOC130883352 gene encoding 40S ribosomal protein S19 encodes MPGVTVKDVNQQEFVRALAAFLKKSGKLKVPEWVDTVKLAKHKELAPYDENWFYTRAASTARHLYLRGGAGVGSMTKIYGGRQRNGVRPSHFSRGSKSVARRVLQALEGLKMVEKDQDGGRKLTPQGQRDLDRIAGQVAAANKKH; translated from the coding sequence ATGCCTGGAGTTACTGTAAAAGACGTTAACCAGCAGGAGTTCGTGAGAGCTCTGGCAGCCTTCCTCAAAAAGTCCGGGAAGCTGAAAGTCCCCGAATGGGTGGACACAGTCAAGCTGGCCAAACATAAAGAGCTTGCCCCCTATGATGAGAACTGGTTCTACACACGAGCTGCCTCTACAGCACGGCACCTGTACCTGCGTGGTGGTGCCGGGGTTGGCTCCATGACCAAGATCTATGGAGGACGGCAGAGAAACGGTGTCAGGCCCAGCCACTTCAGCAGAGGCTCCAAGAGTGTGGCCCGCCGCGTTCTCCAAGCCCTGGAGGGACTGAAAATGGTGGAAAAGGACCAAGATGGGGGCCGCAAGCTAACACCTCAGGGACAGAGAGATCTGGACAGGATTGCCGGACAGGTGGCAGCTGCCAACAAGAAGCATTAG
- the Fam221a gene encoding protein FAM221A isoform X1 yields the protein MERLTLPPGGAAAIDEYLEYRRIVGEDDGGKLFTPEEYEEYKKKVLPMRLQNRLFVSWRSPTGMDCKLIGPETLCFCTHRYKQHKTDFETVPQQRPIELPCRVTGCQCKAYHYVPLNGTQPVRCRCKHFADQHSAALGFACNSCSKCSGFHSCFTCACGQPAYAHDTVVETRQERLAQGKPVGRDVPYAAMGGLTGFSSLAEGYMRLDDSGIGVPSVAVLDSPVSAMDHPFLRALQMPSTSASQTLTDGNEDPSTQISSLRKSEEDDMAYFERRYQERIKMEKSAKQKGKALLPPGTKPS from the exons ATGGAGCGGCTGACGTTGCCTCCCGGCGGCGCGGCGGCGATAGACGAGTACCTGGAATACCGGAG AATTGTTGGTGAGGATGATGGAGGGAAACTGTTTACTCCTGAAGAGTATGAAGAGTATAAGAAAAAAGTCTTACCCATGCGTTTACAGAACaggttatttgtgagctggcggtCACCAACAGGAATGGACTGTAAACTGATCGGCCCAGAGACACTGTGTTTTTGTACACATAG gtacaaACAGCATAAAACTGACTTTGAAACAGTTCCACAGCAGCGCCCCATTGAGCTGCCTTGCCGAGTGACTGGGTGCCAGTGCAAGGCTTATCACTATGTTCCTCTGAATGGTACCCAGCCTGTTCGCTGCAGGTGCAAACACTTTGCTGACCAGCACAGTGCTGCACTTGGCTTCGCATGTAATTCCT GCTCCAAGTGTTCAGGCTTCCACAGCTGCTTCACTTGTGCCTGTGGCCAGCCGGCATATGCCCACGACACAGTGGTGGAAACACGGCAAGAAAGGTTGGCTCAGGGCAAACCAGTAGGACGGGATGTTCCTTATGCGGCAATGGGAGGTTTAACTGGTTTCAGCTCATTGGCAGAAGGTTACATGCGCTTAGATGACAGTGGCATTG GTGTACCCTCAGTTGCAGTTTTGGACTCCCCAGTTTCAGCCATGGACCACCCATTCCTCAGAGCCTTGCAAATGCCATCTACTTCTGCTTCACAAACACTAACAGATGGTAATGAAG ATCCAAGCACTCAGATTTCTTCCTTAAGGAAATCTGAAGAGGATGATATGGCTTACTTTGAAAGGCGATACCAGGAAAGG ataaaaatggaaaaatctgctAAGCAGAAAGGGAAAGCTCTGCTGCCACCAGGTACAAAACCTTCTTGA
- the Fam221a gene encoding protein FAM221A isoform X2: MEIYSMLIVGEDDGGKLFTPEEYEEYKKKVLPMRLQNRLFVSWRSPTGMDCKLIGPETLCFCTHRYKQHKTDFETVPQQRPIELPCRVTGCQCKAYHYVPLNGTQPVRCRCKHFADQHSAALGFACNSCSKCSGFHSCFTCACGQPAYAHDTVVETRQERLAQGKPVGRDVPYAAMGGLTGFSSLAEGYMRLDDSGIGVPSVAVLDSPVSAMDHPFLRALQMPSTSASQTLTDGNEDPSTQISSLRKSEEDDMAYFERRYQERIKMEKSAKQKGKALLPPGTKPS, encoded by the exons ATGGAAATATATTCCATGCT AATTGTTGGTGAGGATGATGGAGGGAAACTGTTTACTCCTGAAGAGTATGAAGAGTATAAGAAAAAAGTCTTACCCATGCGTTTACAGAACaggttatttgtgagctggcggtCACCAACAGGAATGGACTGTAAACTGATCGGCCCAGAGACACTGTGTTTTTGTACACATAG gtacaaACAGCATAAAACTGACTTTGAAACAGTTCCACAGCAGCGCCCCATTGAGCTGCCTTGCCGAGTGACTGGGTGCCAGTGCAAGGCTTATCACTATGTTCCTCTGAATGGTACCCAGCCTGTTCGCTGCAGGTGCAAACACTTTGCTGACCAGCACAGTGCTGCACTTGGCTTCGCATGTAATTCCT GCTCCAAGTGTTCAGGCTTCCACAGCTGCTTCACTTGTGCCTGTGGCCAGCCGGCATATGCCCACGACACAGTGGTGGAAACACGGCAAGAAAGGTTGGCTCAGGGCAAACCAGTAGGACGGGATGTTCCTTATGCGGCAATGGGAGGTTTAACTGGTTTCAGCTCATTGGCAGAAGGTTACATGCGCTTAGATGACAGTGGCATTG GTGTACCCTCAGTTGCAGTTTTGGACTCCCCAGTTTCAGCCATGGACCACCCATTCCTCAGAGCCTTGCAAATGCCATCTACTTCTGCTTCACAAACACTAACAGATGGTAATGAAG ATCCAAGCACTCAGATTTCTTCCTTAAGGAAATCTGAAGAGGATGATATGGCTTACTTTGAAAGGCGATACCAGGAAAGG ataaaaatggaaaaatctgctAAGCAGAAAGGGAAAGCTCTGCTGCCACCAGGTACAAAACCTTCTTGA